A single window of Chlamydia ibidis 10-1398/6 DNA harbors:
- a CDS encoding ATP-binding cassette domain-containing protein — MFQKENSVIFTQNLTREVGGHLLLDGVSFSLCRGDILGVVGHSGSGKSTLVRCLDFLEFPTSGCFRIDEFQYPITPPRFSRSSFAKKIAYISQNYGLFSAKTVFDNIAYPLRIHYPKMASLAVSCRVMEVLESLDMEHKKYAYPGSLSGGQKQKVAIARALVLQPSILLCDEVTSALDPKSTEDIIYRLKSLNQEMQVTQIIISHEMDVIRELCSKVLVLSSGKNIAFGDTSKVLSSFSQHRQRDFTCENLTHQ, encoded by the coding sequence GTGTTTCAGAAAGAAAATAGTGTAATTTTCACACAAAATTTAACAAGAGAAGTAGGTGGCCATCTACTTCTAGATGGTGTTTCTTTTTCTTTGTGTCGTGGAGACATTTTAGGTGTCGTAGGTCATAGCGGTTCTGGTAAAAGTACTTTAGTTCGTTGCCTAGATTTTTTGGAATTCCCTACTTCTGGTTGTTTTAGGATAGACGAATTTCAATATCCCATAACACCACCACGATTCTCTCGTTCAAGCTTTGCTAAGAAAATAGCTTATATTTCTCAGAACTATGGTCTTTTCTCAGCGAAGACAGTTTTTGATAATATTGCTTACCCTTTAAGGATTCACTATCCAAAGATGGCATCTTTAGCTGTAAGTTGTCGTGTTATGGAGGTTTTAGAATCTTTAGATATGGAACACAAAAAGTATGCCTATCCTGGTAGTCTTAGTGGTGGGCAAAAACAGAAGGTGGCTATAGCTAGAGCTTTAGTTCTACAACCTTCTATTTTGTTGTGTGATGAGGTTACTTCTGCTCTTGATCCAAAATCAACAGAGGACATTATTTATAGGCTGAAGTCCTTGAATCAAGAAATGCAAGTGACACAGATAATTATTTCACACGAGATGGATGTAATTAGAGAGTTATGTTCCAAGGTTCTTGTTCTCAGCTCAGGGAAAAATATTGCATTTGGAGATACTAGTAAGGTCCTTTCCTCATTTTCTCAACATAGACAACGTGATTTTACTTGTGAAAATCTGACTCATCAATGA
- a CDS encoding CT214 family putative inclusion membrane protein, translating to MSDSINSRGETSIFSPSVHNAEDISVALVKNAQRSRLCGLISSVVGAVILLMIVILQIVPGAPIACSIVLGVALLANVVLSAGFLINYVKNVRKILNEISEVSTELTSTLSNLSMDMLSRIKTLNLGKVKKYSKKSFVHKSSLVENRSRSVREKALEGDTSIVSSTPRDVSNAETSDNDALSDLANTIEALTAPEVDDNSHYHDSIQSKIEKDDHEAALVAVINVDNSDESDFSSDENIDPALNNFLNNKLNCCAIYAEKQDGKKSSIFESKNYKSKHKDVLSAISSFCKGVTNLIEKKNAGLPLVSGTDVAKLFVPFVSKSSHPILSLTSSGSQIFKVADGGGYWLADILRDPLANLPPFVHLINHIRNVIPDNVKGVHKSAYTAVLICINMFLSGWCLSNPDLRKSIVAVIAQMPVSEADKRTAMLMLDTGNVLSAIITLVHHVYPEVNSLLEASHTGKHRKKNILQYEAIDPERLRSFSGAVSSQEASLEEDNTFEEASRVFSELSKQVSSSFLGVVTSLVGASRNQDSPARSAVKGVRDFLKAHPPVTTRRILDMLKILHDQQELQKAVSSNCPSSMRGDVRDSLSGIISNIILGAYLRGLFTHDQIRDLSTTLGVTPEIIQEKVERRELVKMLLPHFF from the coding sequence ATGTCAGATTCTATTAACTCTAGAGGAGAAACAAGTATATTTTCGCCTTCAGTTCATAATGCGGAGGATATTTCTGTTGCTCTAGTTAAGAATGCACAGAGATCGCGGTTATGCGGGTTGATTTCCTCAGTAGTTGGTGCTGTCATACTATTGATGATTGTCATTTTACAAATAGTTCCAGGAGCGCCTATAGCGTGTTCAATAGTCCTCGGAGTAGCTCTTTTAGCAAATGTAGTTTTATCAGCAGGTTTTCTTATCAACTACGTCAAAAATGTTAGAAAGATTTTAAATGAAATTTCTGAAGTCTCTACTGAGTTAACTAGTACTTTGTCTAATCTTTCCATGGATATGTTAAGTCGTATAAAGACCCTTAATTTAGGCAAAGTAAAGAAGTATAGTAAAAAATCTTTTGTTCACAAAAGTTCATTAGTAGAAAATCGATCGCGTTCTGTTCGTGAAAAAGCATTAGAAGGAGATACTTCGATCGTTTCGAGTACACCACGTGATGTTTCTAATGCAGAAACTTCAGATAATGATGCCTTGTCTGATTTAGCTAATACGATAGAAGCTCTCACTGCTCCGGAAGTCGATGATAATAGTCATTATCACGACTCTATCCAAAGTAAAATAGAAAAAGATGACCATGAAGCCGCTCTTGTTGCTGTAATAAATGTGGATAATAGTGATGAATCAGACTTTAGCAGTGATGAAAACATAGACCCCGCTCTCAATAATTTCCTTAACAACAAATTAAATTGCTGCGCTATTTATGCAGAGAAACAAGATGGGAAGAAATCGTCCATATTTGAGAGTAAGAACTATAAAAGTAAGCATAAGGATGTGTTGTCAGCAATTTCTTCTTTTTGTAAAGGAGTGACAAACTTAATAGAAAAGAAAAATGCAGGGCTTCCTTTAGTTTCTGGTACGGATGTCGCGAAACTATTCGTTCCCTTTGTTTCAAAATCCAGCCACCCAATCTTATCCCTTACTAGCAGTGGATCTCAAATCTTCAAAGTTGCAGATGGTGGGGGATATTGGTTGGCAGATATTTTACGTGATCCTCTAGCTAACCTACCCCCATTTGTTCATTTAATCAATCATATTAGGAATGTTATCCCCGACAATGTGAAGGGAGTACACAAAAGCGCGTATACTGCTGTTTTAATTTGTATAAACATGTTTTTATCTGGATGGTGTTTATCAAATCCTGATTTACGTAAGTCTATTGTCGCAGTAATTGCGCAAATGCCTGTTTCGGAGGCTGACAAAAGAACTGCTATGCTTATGTTAGATACGGGTAATGTTCTGTCTGCAATTATTACCCTGGTTCATCATGTATATCCAGAAGTTAATTCGTTACTAGAAGCCTCTCACACAGGCAAGCATAGGAAGAAAAATATATTGCAGTACGAAGCAATAGATCCGGAGAGGCTCCGTAGTTTCTCAGGCGCTGTTAGCAGCCAAGAAGCTTCACTAGAAGAAGACAATACTTTTGAGGAGGCTAGTCGCGTATTTAGTGAGCTTTCCAAGCAGGTGTCTAGTTCATTTTTAGGCGTTGTCACGTCTTTAGTTGGTGCATCTCGCAACCAAGATTCTCCAGCACGAAGCGCTGTAAAAGGTGTTAGAGATTTTTTAAAAGCACATCCTCCTGTAACAACAAGACGTATTTTAGATATGCTGAAAATTCTACATGATCAACAGGAACTACAAAAAGCAGTAAGCTCTAACTGTCCATCCAGCATGCGAGGAGATGTTCGAGATAGTTTATCGGGTATAATATCGAATATTATTTTAGGCGCATATCTTAGAGGATTGTTTACTCATGATCAAATCCGAGATTTGTCCACCACTTTAGGGGTTACTCCAGAAATTATCCAAGAAAAAGTTGAACGTAGAGAATTAGTTAAGATGTTGCTCCCTCATTTTTTCTAA